The proteins below are encoded in one region of Parvicella tangerina:
- a CDS encoding AAA family ATPase codes for MAAKHTIPNPFLLKGYETPEYFCNREKEVKILKENISQKRDITLFAIRRIGKTGLIKHLFHFLQKDFHCIYLDIYSTQNHEEFLNQLAAAIFNSLPKRKQATNNFVEYIKSFNPSISFDQLTGLPELSLQFNPNLSFEKSLTKLFSYLESQNKPVVIAIDEFQQVAEYPESNTEASLRTIIQRLKNTTFVFCGSNKHLIHEMFNSAKRPFFASTQSIYLDKIEHEDYKSFILKQFKKYKKKISEAAVDFILSWTKRHTFYTQAVCNRAFFLAKSTEMGVEEVQLICDGILKEQEGIFYQYRNLLTSSQWNLLIAIAKEDRVYQPTGIQFIGKYKLGNASSVRRSLNSLTEKEMVVEINTENEHYYSVYDCFLQRWMAKLNK; via the coding sequence ATGGCAGCAAAGCACACTATACCCAACCCCTTCTTACTAAAAGGATATGAAACTCCTGAGTATTTCTGTAACCGAGAGAAAGAGGTTAAAATTCTTAAGGAGAATATCAGCCAAAAAAGAGACATCACCCTCTTCGCCATCAGGAGGATTGGTAAAACGGGACTAATCAAACACCTGTTTCACTTCCTTCAAAAAGATTTTCATTGTATTTATCTTGATATCTATTCTACGCAAAACCATGAGGAATTTCTCAACCAATTGGCTGCAGCTATTTTCAATTCGCTTCCAAAAAGAAAGCAAGCGACTAATAATTTTGTTGAATACATTAAATCATTTAACCCTAGCATTTCTTTCGATCAGCTAACGGGATTACCAGAACTGTCGCTACAATTCAACCCCAACTTATCTTTTGAAAAATCACTCACCAAACTCTTTAGTTACTTAGAAAGCCAAAACAAACCAGTGGTCATCGCCATTGATGAATTTCAACAAGTTGCGGAGTACCCTGAAAGCAATACTGAAGCAAGTTTAAGAACCATCATTCAACGTCTTAAAAACACCACCTTTGTTTTTTGCGGGAGCAACAAGCATTTGATTCATGAAATGTTCAACAGTGCAAAACGCCCATTCTTTGCCAGCACACAATCGATTTATCTCGATAAAATTGAGCATGAAGACTACAAATCATTCATATTAAAGCAATTCAAAAAATACAAAAAGAAAATTTCTGAAGCGGCTGTAGACTTTATTTTAAGTTGGACCAAACGTCACACGTTTTACACCCAAGCGGTTTGTAACAGGGCATTTTTTCTAGCTAAGTCGACTGAGATGGGGGTTGAAGAGGTTCAGCTTATCTGTGACGGCATCCTCAAAGAACAAGAAGGCATATTCTACCAATATCGAAACTTATTAACTTCTTCGCAGTGGAATCTACTCATTGCAATAGCAAAAGAAGATCGCGTATACCAACCAACAGGAATTCAGTTTATTGGCAAATATAAACTTGGCAACGCTTCATCGGTTAGGCGGAGTTTAAACTCATTAACTGAAAAAGAAATGGTCGTTGAAATCAACACAGAAAACGAACACTACTACAGTGTTTATGACTGTTTTCTGCAGAGATGGATGGCTAAACTAAACAAGTAG